The Amblyomma americanum isolate KBUSLIRL-KWMA chromosome 3, ASM5285725v1, whole genome shotgun sequence genome window below encodes:
- the LOC144123231 gene encoding uncharacterized protein LOC144123231 has translation MFSRASICNLCLVSKMWYIMNVLCASRASIQKMHRVFAVFIWASSWERTSRTNLFLSVKRGGLGLVHLFLRQVVSRFIFLRDQRDPFLRTVMQVRLQRLLPEIVVSCCEGICGALNGYMREVVLSFRLLYARFSLEYLCNVSKKELYKNLVETVLPIPIYRLPHRGGPGQDVLKRIKRTPVKPTVKTFFFNLHCNTLPVKTWLHEKGIFVPWTTNCLLCKKPETVEHVFLECWDPIFHWDVLQRTVKKDFSLHPYGIRFLPITNEGGVPYDLIMLLGLHSLWRTRMQLRHADVNVRSVRENFIESVVSLREVYREQAEPPEWTSVLDDLVVLRRF, from the coding sequence ATGTTTTCACGCGCCTCCATCTGCAACCTTTGCCTTGTTTCGAAAATGTGGTACATAATGAATGTTCTGTGTGCGAGTCGAGCCAGCATTCAAAAGATGCATCGCGTGTTTGCTGTGTTTATTTGGGCGTCAAGCTGGGAGAGAACTAGTCGTACCAATTTGTTTCTTTCGGTTAAACGAGGAGGGCTCGGCCTCGTGCACCTATTCTTGCGCCAAGTTGTgtcgcgttttatctttctccgaGACCAAAGGGATCCTTTTCTGCGGACTGTTATGCAAGTAAGGTTGCAGAGACTCCTCCCAGAAATCGTTGTTTCATGCTGTGAAGGTATTTGCGGTGCTCTCAATGGGTACATGCGAGAAGTTGTACTTTCTTTTCGACTACTGTACGCGCGTTTTTCACTTGAGTACTTGTGTAATGTTTCCAAAAAAGAGTTGTATAAGAATCTTGTGGAAACAGTGCTGCCGATTCCCATTTATCGTTTACCGCACCGTGGAGGCCCAGGACAAGACGTCTTAAAACGAATTAAAAGAACGCCGGTTAAACCAACcgtaaaaacattcttctttaatttGCATTGTAATACACTTCCTGTTAAGACGTGGCTGCATGAAAAGGGGATTTTCGTCCCATGGACAACCAACTGCCTGCTATGCAAAAAGCCTGAAACTGTGGAGCACGTGTTTCTTGAATGTTGGGACCCAATTTTTCATTGGGATGTCCTCCAACGAACCGTGAAAAAAGATTTTTCCCTGCACCCATACGGCATCAGGTTTTTGCCGATCACAAACGAAGGAGGAGTGCCATAtgatttaatcatgctcttgggcctccacagcctTTGGAGGACACGAATGCAACTGCGACATGCCGATGTTAATGTCCGTTCGGTgcgagaaaactttattgaaagtgtTGTGAGCCTTAGAGAAGTGTATCGTGAGCAAGCTGAACCGCCCGAATGGACCTCTGTTCTGGACGACTTAGTTGTCTTGAGAAGATTTTAA